In Gossypium arboreum isolate Shixiya-1 chromosome 5, ASM2569848v2, whole genome shotgun sequence, a single genomic region encodes these proteins:
- the LOC108485947 gene encoding uncharacterized protein LOC108485947 — translation MNYENYDPIFPDQPVVDQYLPLWASLSAFRSKPAFIWSEDGTTNVSNGSTLTYAQLNDSVQSISIQLLHSLQRGDTVIILCTPGLELVEIIFGCQRAGLLSVPIFPPDPSFSKQNHHHLLRALSQTKPKAAIAHHDYITKVQQYLSLPSKDKKLAQMLQNLKWVPTEDVKHKNADSRLDSMSYDGCKPDETYLIQYTSGATGIPKPVLVTAGSAAHNVRTARKAYDLHPNSVIVSWLPQYHDCGLMFLLLTIVSGATCVLTSPAAFVNRPSLWIELITQFKATCTPVPSFTLPLVVKRGGVETGSSPINLWSLRNLIIINEPIYKASVEEFLHVFKPFGLNPSSISPSYGLAENCTFVSTAWRNDDNSGNSCFPVFPSHNKLLPIARLASEEEEEDMDIIVVNEHTHEPVDDGIEGEIWVSSPSNASGYLGHPFLTQDIFKGRLSNKVSRCFVRTGDKGIVKGEERFLFVTGRCAEVIKLPNGQDIHPHYIETAAYNSCPQFIRGGCLAAFDVSRMIALVAEMQRSEKDTKILRNICERIRENVFENEKVDVGMVVLVKSRSVPKTTSGKIQRWAAKQYFLGGKMNALMELKFDNDGGFLRSGNGRGSYGEGEEGRAVIAEEKEEVVYSLSSAPCLARL, via the coding sequence ATGAATTATGAGAACTACGACCCTATTTTCCCTGACCAACCAGTTGTTGACCAATACCTTCCCCTATGGGCTAGCCTGTCAGCCTTTAGGTCCAAGCCAGCTTTCATTTGGTCCGAAGATGGCACGACCAATGTAAGCAATGGCTCAACACTTACCTATGCTCAGCTCAATGATTCAGTGCAGTCCATTTCTATCCAGCTGCTGCACTCACTACAAAGAGGCGACACTGTAATCATTTTATGCACGCCTGGGCTGGAGCTGGTTGAGATTATTTTTGGGTGTCAAAGAGCCGGCCTTTTGAGCGTGCCCATATTCCCACCTGACCCTTCTTTTTCCAAACAAAACCATCATCACCTGCTCAGAGCTCTCTCCCAGACAAAGCCTAAAGCTGCCATTGCTCACCATGATTATATCACAAAAGTTCAGCAATATCTCTCTTTGCCCTCCAAAGACAAGAAGCTTGCCCAGATGTTACAGAACCTGAAGTGGGTTCCTACTGAAGATGTCAAACATAAAAATGCAGATTCAAGACTGGATTCTATGTCTTATGACGGTTGCAAACCTGATGAAACTTACTTGATTCAATACACCTCAGGTGCAACAGGGATCCCAAAGCCAGTGCTTGTGACAGCCGGATCAGCAGCTCACAATGTTAGAACAGCAAGGAAAGCTTATGACTTACATCCAAATAGTGTAATCGTCTCTTGGTTGCCTCAGTACCATGATTGTGGCCTAATGTTTCTGTTATTGACCATTGTATCTGGTGCAACATGCGTGCTAACGTCACCTGCAGCTTTTGTCAACCGGCCTAGTCTATGGATCGAGCTCATTACACAGTTTAAGGCCACTTGTACTCCGGTTCCATCATTCACCTTGCCACTAGTCGTGAAGCGTGGTGGAGTGGAAACAGGAAGCTCACCTATCAATCTATGGAGTTTGAGAAACCTCATTATCATTAATGAGCCCATTTACAAGGCATCAGTTGAAGAATTTCTTCATGTGTTCAAGCCTTTTGGATTAAACCCATCGTCCATCTCCCCCTCTTATGGCTTAGCAGAGAATTGCACTTTCGTTTCCACAGCATGGAGAAACGATGACAACTCTGGAAACTCCTGTTTCCCCGTTTTCCCTTCCCACAACAAGCTCTTACCTATTGCGAGACTTGCcagtgaagaagaagaagaggacaTGGACATCATTGTAGTGAACGAGCACACACACGAACCTGTTGATGATGGAATCGAAGGCGAGATTTGGGTTTCGTCTCCAAGCAACGCCTCAGGTTACTTAGGCCATCCTTTCTTAACTCAAGACATATTCAAAGGTAGACTTAGTAACAAGGTCAGTCGGTGTTTCGTCCGGACCGGGGATAAAGGGATTGTTAAAGGGGAAGAAAGATTTCTCTTCGTAACAGGTCGTTGCGCAGAGGTGATTAAGCTCCCAAACGGTCAGGACATACACCCTCATTACATAGAGACTGCAGCTTACAATAGTTGCCCACAGTTCATAAGAGGGGGTTGTCTCGCTGCATTTGATGTTTCAAGAATGATCGCTCTTGTTGCAGAAATGCAGAGGAGTGAAAAAGATACTAAGATTTTGAGGAATATATGTGAAAGAATCAGAGAAAATGTTTTCGAAAACGAAAAAGTTGATGTAGGGATGGTAGTTCTTGTAAAAAGTAGAAGTGTCCCGAAAACAACTTCGGGTAAAATTCAAAGGTGGGCGGCTAAGCAGTATTTTCTAGGAGGTAAAATGAATGCTTTAATGGAACTCAAGTTTGATAACGATGGCGGATTCTTGCGGTCAGGTAATGGAAGAGGAAGCTACGGAGAAGGGGAAGAAGGAAGAGCAGTGATAGCCGAAGAAAAAGAAGAGGTTGTTTATTCACTCTCAAGTGCTCCATGCTTGGCTCGATTGTAA
- the LOC108486761 gene encoding 3-ketoacyl-CoA synthase 4, with product MNQGGVATTNGGSGSGSVGVQIHQSRRLPDFLQSVNLKYVKLGYHYLISNLLTLCFIPLIAVISIEVSQMNLDDLRQLWVHLQYNLASIIICSAILVFGLTVYIMTRPRPVYLVDYSCYRAPDHLKAPYGRFMDHSKLTGDFDESSLEFQRKILERSGLGEETYVPKAMHNIPPTPSMAAAREEAEEVMFGALDILFHNTNVKPKDIGILVVNCSLFNPTPSLSAMIVNKYKLRGNIRSFNLGGMGCSAGVIAVDLAKDMLQVHRNTYAVVVSTENITQNWYFGNKKSMLIPNCLFRVGGSAVLLSNKSKDRRRAKYKLIHVVRTHRGADDKAFRCVYQEQDDAGKTGVSLSKDLMAIAGGALKTNITTLGPLVLPISEQLLFFTTLVVKKLFNAGIKPYIPDFKLAFDHFCIHAGGRAVIDELEKNLQLLPIHVEASRMTLHRFGNTSSSSIWYELAYIEAKGRMRKRNRVWQIAFGSGFKCNSAVWEALRNVKSSSNGPWEDCIDMYPVKINT from the coding sequence ATGAACCAAGGGGGCGTAGCCACCACGAACGGTGGCTCGGGAAGCGGCTCAGTCGGCGTTCAGATCCATCAATCCCGAAGGCTCCCGGATTTCCTTCAAAGCGTTAATCTCAAGTACGTAAAACTAGGCTATCACTATTTAATTTCCAATCTTTTGACCCTGTGTTTTATTCCTCTCATCGCGGTGATCTCAATCGAAGTTTCTCAAATGAATCTCGATGATTTACGCCAGTTATGGGTTCACCTTCAGTACAACCTGGCTAGCATAATCATTTGTTCTGCTATCTTAGTCTTTGGGTTAACAGTCTACATCATGACTCGACCCAGACCCGTTTACCTTGTTGACTATTCTTGCTACCGTGCTCCCGACCATCTTAAGGCGCCCTATGGTCGTTTTATGGATCACTCTAAGTTGACCGGTGATTTTGATGAATCGTCTCTGGAGTTCCAGCGCAAGATTTTGGAGCGCTCGGGGCTCGGGGAAGAGACTTATGTGCCTAAAGCTATGCATAACATCCCTCCAACGCCCTCCATGGCGGCGGCGAGGGAAGAAGCTGAGGAGGTTATGTTTGGGGCACTGGATATTCTTTTCCATAACACAAATGTCAAACCCAAAGATATTGGTATTCTTGTTGTGAATTGTAGTTTGTTTAATCCAACACCTTCATTGTCTGCCATGATTGTGAACAAGTACAAGCTGAGGGGAAATATTAGGAGTTTTAATTTAGGTGGGATGGGGTGTAGTGCTGGGGTGATCGCCGTAGATCTTGCTAAGGATATGTTGCAGGTACATAGGAATACGTATGCTGTTGTTGTGAGTACTGAGAACATCACTCAGAACTGGTATTTTGGGAACAAGAAGTCCATGTTGATCCCCAATTGTTTGTTTCGCGTCGGGGGTTCCGCTGTTTTGCTTTCAAATAAGTCTAAGGATAGGAGGCGGGCTAAGTATAAGCTTATTCATGTGGTTCGAACACATCGAGGAGCAGATGATAAGGCATTTAGGTGTGTGTATCAGGAACAGGACGATGCAGGGAAGACAGGTGTTTCACTGTCTAAAGATTTGATGGCCATTGCCGGAGGTGCACTGAAGACCAATATCACTACTTTGGGTCCTCTCGTGCTACCAATCAGCGAGCAGCTTTTGTTTTTCACAACCTTGGTGGTGAAGAAATTGTTCAATGCCGGTATTAAGCCTTATATTCCAGATTTCAAGTTGGCATTTGATCATTTCTGTATACATGCTGGGGGTAGAGCTGTGATTGATGAGCTGGAGAAAAACCTGCAGCTGCTACCAATACACGTGGAGGCTTCTAGAATGACACTCCATCGTTTTGGAAATACTTCTTCAAGTTCCATTTGGTATGAATTGGCCTACATTGAGGCCAAGGGGAGGATGCGGAAGCGAAACCGTGTTTGGCAAATCGCATTTGGGAGTGGCTTCAAATGTAATAGTGCAGTTTGGGAAGCTCTTCGGAATGTTAAGTCATCTAGCAATGGTCCTTGGGAAGATTGCATTGATATGTATCCTGTGAAAATAAACACCTAG
- the LOC108483990 gene encoding alkylbase DNA glycosidase-like protein mag2 has product MGEQTPSQPQLQVQSQPPNDSSTTTQAQVQNQSGDPSNTSTAAVSTVTAACTAIVACGPTELVNVPLPTSSPPSKIPSRPRKIRKLSPDLSFDPNASQQATTSSSTSLTEQRKTVGRTSKTKLSQHRALAVVAPRIIARSLSCEGEVETAIRHLRDADPLLASLIDLHPPPTFDTFHAPFLALTRSILYQQLAFKAGTSIYTRFISLCGGENGVVPETVLSLTSQQLRQIGVSGRKASYLHDLARKYQTGILSDSAIVNMDDKSLFTMLTMVNGIGSWSVHMFMIFSLHRPDVLPINDLGVRKGVQLLYNLEELPRPSQMDQLCEKWRPYRSVASWYLWRYVEAKGAPSSAAAVAAGASLPPLQQQEEPQQHQQQPPLMDPINSILNLGACAWGQ; this is encoded by the exons ATGGGCGAACAAACCCCGTCGCAGCCTCAGCTGCAGGTTCAATCTCAGCCACCTAATGACTCCTCTACTACGACTCAAGCCCAAGTTCAAAACCAATCTGGAGACCCGAGTAATACCTCCACGGCCGCTGTTTCCACCGTTACCGCCGCCTGTACCGCTATTGTAGCATGTGGTCCGACGGAGCTAGTCAATGTTCCTCTCCCAACCTCGTCTCCTCCTTCGAAAATCCCTTCCCGCCCTCGAAAAATCCGGAAACTCTCCCCTGACCTGAGCTTCGACCCTAATGCCTCCCAACAAGCAACGACCTCCTCCTCCACATCCCTGACCGAACAGCGTAAAACTGTCGGCAGAACTTCCAAAACAAAACTCAGTCAACATCGAGCCCTAGCGGTTGTGGCTCCACGAATCATTGCTCGGTCCCTCTCTTGCGAGGGCGAGGTCGAAACCGCCATCCGCCACCTTCGCGACGCCGATCCCCTCCTCGCTTCCTTAATCGACCTCCATCCACCTCCGACCTTCGACACTTTCCATGCCCCTTTCCTCGCGCTCACTCGGAGCATTCTCTACCAACAGCTCGCTTTCAAAGCCGGAACCTCCATCTACACCCGCTTCATCTCTCTCTGCGGAGGCGAAAACGGGGTTGTTCCTGAAACTGTTCTATCTTTAACCTCTCAACAGCTGCGACAAATTGGTGTCTCGGGACGAAAAGCGAGTTACCTTCATGATCTCGCGAGAAAATACCAGACGGGGATATTATCGGACTCGGCGATCGTAAATATGGATGACAAATCACTTTTCACCATGCTTACGATGGTCAATGGGATTGGTTCTTGGTCGGTTCATATGTTCATGATTTTTTCGCTTCATAGACCCGATGTTTTGCCAATTAATGATCTCGGGGTTCGAAAAGGGGTTCAATTGCTCTACAATTTGGAGGAGTTGCCAAGGCCTTCGCAGATGGATCAATTGTGTGAGAAATGGAGGCCATACAGGTCGGTTGCTTCCTGGTATCTTTGGAGGTATGTGGAGGCCAAAGGAGCGCCTTCGAGTGCTGCCGCGGTTGCTGCTGGTGCTAGTCTTCCACCGCTGCAGCAACAAGAGGAGCCGCAACAACATCAGCAACAGCCCCCGCTTATGGACCCCATTAATAGCATTCTCAACCTTGG GGCCTGTGCCTGGGGGCAATGA